Part of the Thunnus maccoyii chromosome 17, fThuMac1.1, whole genome shotgun sequence genome, TTTAATTGTTgaaatttcatgtaaaaatgaGCAAGAATTTCTAAAAATCCACAGATATTCTACATTTAATTAAACTAAGAAATACTTATGATTGAATTCTGTCTTTTACTATATATGTTGTGGAAAATTTAACtatatgaaaaaacacaataactcATTAAGGCTGCTTCAAACACAGAGTCTTATACAGGCAAACATGGAGCACTGTGCcccataaaaaataaagcaaatgtaGTATGGTTTTAATCTGGTTCATCTGTGAAATCAAAAGAACATTTACAAAGGAGAAAATAAGAGTTTGGATGATAAAGGGTGGTGATTTAGTGTGTCAGCAGTTTAATAGGCTCAAGGTTATTGATATGACTGGGCTTGTAACCTGGCCAAAGAAGCAAAAAGGatgtcataaaatgtcacattgtgAAACTGAGATTGACTGTTTTGAATTAAGAGAgtagaatttatttattattactattgtccatcagttttcctctctgtttgtaTCCCATGTCTTTCATACAACATGATGTTCAACCTCCATGTGCCCCTGCCTGTGTGTGCAGATAAAAGCTGCATCTGCTGTGGGACGCTCAGCCATCTTTGTGATATGATGCTTTGGCATATTGATGCAAAGTCTTGCAATGGAAGACAGGTCATAAAGAAACCAATAGTCTCCATGGCAATGACAAAGCAAAGATGCCACGTTTTAATTTTCTCCATCTCAGATCCATTTAAAATGGGAATAGACTGTTCCTGGCCGCTAAATAACCTAAATCTAAACTGAACACCCAGGTGGGGGGGCTTGAAGTAATAGATTTTCTTCCATTTCAGGTCACAATGACTATATGTGCCCAGCAACCAATCAGTGTACTATTGACAGGAATCGGAGGAAGAGCTGCCAAGCCTGCCGTCTTAGGAAGTGTTACGAAGTGGGCATGATGAAAGGAGGTGGGTAGAAACACCAGCAGACAGCAGATTTGACAGCTCTTGCAAGACAAACCTCTTTTTTAttagtttgattttattgagtgtatttttttttttttttgctgtctgttaccaaagttaatgtttttacattctgGTTACCAGTTTCTTTTTGGGTTAAATTGTCTAATGAGCCTactatttctttttatttgcacaatTTGTACTTCTCTATGTTCTTGTTAtgtcaacaaaatgtaatttagaTGCTTTCTTTATAACTAATGTTCATCTGTCAATCATAGCTTATTGCTCAGAGGATTGGTACAAATATGAGTGTGCTGGTGGATGCAGATAAGCTTGAGACTAACTTTAACATGACCTTGAAGTGATTTCCTCTTAAGGAGTACAACTTCTGATTAGTACACAcccacatttttgttttcatacttcTTGAATCACACAGGCATCCATATGATGTGCACTATTAGATTTTTTGGAAGGAACAGGTCATGAAGTTATGTGTGTCAGATGTTGAGGGAAAAGCCTGATTAATGCACATTTGTAATTAATTGtgtggatgcatgtgtgtgtgttttttctgtgtatttgcagtttattttgtattatacCCTACTGTGTCCTCAAGGTGTGCGCAAAGACCGTGGTCGTGTTTTGCGCCGTGACAAACGATGGACTGGCACCAGAGACAAGTCCACCAAGGAGCTGGAGCAACGAACAGTGCCCCCTCAGGACGGGAGGAAACGCAGCAGTAGCAGCAACAGTGCTGGCGGAGGAAAATCATCGGTAGCTGGCATGCCTCCTGACCAGGTACTGATTCATGTGGAGAAAATGAACCTCTACAGCAAATTTTATGGAAATGCAgccatttgttttgttggtcAGGGGAAATTTGACCTGAAAGTGGCCCTAGACAAAAGGTCAAAGGATCTTAAATATTAGAAATCATCTTCTTAGACTGACTTAGTTTTTCTCCTGTGGCCCCAGGTGCTCCTTGTGCTCCAGGGTGCTGAGCCTCCAATATTATGTGCCCGTCAGAAGATGAGCCGACCCTACACCGAGGTCACCATGATGGCCATGCTCACCAGCATGGCCGACAAGGAGTTGGTCCACATGATCGCCTGGGCCAAGAAGCTTCCAGGTTGGAATAAATGAAATACTGGTTAGCATGGCAAGGTTGCAACACCaccaataaatcaataaatatatattttttaagatactttaaaaaaaaaaagtgttgagtgAAATTGCATTAGAAACAGATGAATTAATCTCACCCCTCTGTGAGACCtgtttaaaatatgcatttgaATTTAAAGGCTGACTTAATTTACTTAAGATTTTGGTTAAGCTAGTACAAAACTATCATAACAGACAGTGTCACTGATCAGTGACAATGACTTAACCAGATGCTGAGATTTGGCTTTCATCTTCACTttctggtctgtactgtgttATGGAGGGAAAACCTGCCACTGACTGGAATTGTAAGACTCTCCTGAGACTTATTTTGGAACTAGGAGTCTGGTGATGTTCATGTGCTATTAACATCAACCATATCCTGTCTGTAACCTGGTCTGTAGTGAATTATTACAGCCCTCTTATCATTGCACCAGCTATTCTTTCTATACCACATTTTGTACATATAGTTTCGTGATTAATTTGTCAGAAGCAATGTCCTGGAAGCTTGTGTTAAATGGAAGAAATGCTTCTGCAGATTGTGAAAAGGCACCTACAGTTGACTTGTTTAGTACATAATGcacatttcatttattgccaCAAAATGTGTGTCAACTCCAAGCtacatatgaatatatatatatatatatattatatgtatttttttatttaaacctgTTAACAGACAAGCTTTATCATCCCACCACCTCAAgccctccctcccaccctccAGATTCACTGCTGTGTTTCACTATTGACAAGttgcaaaaaaagtgaaaagataaaaatacagttactgaaaaaaagaataaatagaTCCCTTCAAGAACTGTCAGAAAGACTCTCAAGATTATCAAAGTATTGGATTAAAAGACCCCAAGTGGAGTAAAAGCCTCCCAGTGCaaactttattttctcaatgTTCAGAAACATCATCAGGTCTTTAAGCCAGTGAGATGCATTAGGGGGGTTGGTAACTTCCAGTTTAATAAAATTATTGCCAATAATGATGCAAAAAGTATAATATCCTGTAATTTAATGTTCAGTAGTTTAGGTTGAACATTGAAAGTAACCCCAAAGATatctgtccaaatatttggcCTCAAGCTTATACCTGTGGAGACATTCACAAAAACTTGTCCAGTAAGTAAGGTTTCCTGCTCTTTAGTAAAGCAGGTCCAAAACACCTTGACATCTACGTATGTGTTGTCTAAATTaggatatatttttcaaaagcttAGAAACACCGTCTTtctaaaacattcaaaagtcTAGATGTACTGTGTGGCAGAGGTTGTTGCCTTGTATTTCACTGCTTAGACAACAGTTTGTGATAGGAGACCTTTATAGTAGAAGTGCACATGgacacgcgcacacacaaatgcagagcCATTACAGTGATGGTAATTACAGTCATCACCTTGGAGAGGATTGTTTGGCCAATCTGCTGGCACCCCATAGAGCTTAAATGCAGTATAAGACACATCACCCTTTCGCATGCGtatacacacatgtgcacagacCTACACACAGCAACAGGCTCTCTTAGTGAGTAAATCCTGATTTTGAGGTATTACAACCTTGTGCGTCACTAAAAGCCCAGAGGCACACAGTTTTAATTGCGAGGGGTCCCAAACAGTGTGCAGAGGGGACAATGGGAGTGAATTGGCTGTAATTACATATGAATTGAGACAGCTGAGTGCCAGCGATAAGGCGCCTTATGAGAGCAGAGAGATTgcagatggtttcatttaagtAGCCATTCCCTGCCAGAAAAAAgagcatatttttatttttatgagttGGTAGATAGTGCACAGAAATATTTAACCCTGAGAGTGTTAATATTCCACACCATGCCCACCGCAACAAATTATCATCACTGATAAAGCACCACTTatcaacatcagatattttttctgtgtttggttttggtctGGATGCCAAATAAATGCTGTGATCAGCCTAAAAGCCATCAACACACATTTTGTCTGGAGTTTATGAACAACAGTTTTTAGTGATGGTTTCTGGAGTTAGTCAAAGATCTGATATGGATGTGGGACGATTGTTCAAAGCTATCAGAAGTGTCAAACTGACTCCAACTAGGTGTGAATCACCCTGCTGCTTCACGGCAATTCTCATTGtatactttgtgtgtgtgtgtgtgtgtgtgtgtgtgtgtggggttagGTTTCGTGCAGTTGTCCCTTCATGACCAGGTGCAGCTGCTGGAGAGCGCGTGGCTGGAGGTGCTGATGATCGGGCTCATGTGGAGATCCATCCACTGCCCTGGCAAACTCATCTTTGCACAGGACCTCATCCTGGACAGGTAGCGAAGACTACCGCCTTACATTTCTGCAACATGCACCTTTCTATACTTTCGTCTCATGGTCCTCACTTTTACTCCCCATTTCTCTAtcttcctctcactctcacactgatcTCAAGAGTAATACATCAGCATTGTAGATTTTCCATTTCACACCTTGCCAGCCATTGTGCCATCCCAACACGTCCGTCGTAGAGTGAAAGACTAATTACATGTTCCCCATGGAGAGGAGAGCAGCATCTCTCTAACTTGAAATACCCCTTCATCATTACAGTGCTGAGCTGGCAACCAGGACAGAGATTTAATCAAAACCTCAGTGCAAGGAATGATGGAAAATGAATGATGGaaggagaggtggagggagagatgacggagaaggaggtgaaggagagagagctAAATGACAAGCAGAGAAGACGAAAAAATAGAGATGCAAGGAGACATGACACATGGCTGTTTTCTGCTTTGCAGGCACAGCCTGTTCCCTCCATTCCCCCTGTGTTCAAAGTAAACAAGCTAGCCAAACCACAGTATCTACctcaggaaaaagagagagtggagacagagagatggatgagggagacagacagacagacagacagagcttTTACCCTCTGATGTGCCTGATGGTCCCATTTGATTCAAAAGTGTATTACAGAGTATTATCTCTAAAACCTGGTCCCCGTGTGAGTGTCCTCACCAATTGGACATGATGGCTAAAACGCTGTGGGTCAGGGTTGACAAATTCCCTTGACTCTGGGCTGTCCAAGTTTATCTTGCACTCCAACCACTGGATATTATCCATCTTTCCATCACATTTCAACAGTGCCGACAAATGGAGTGTTGCAGTGATTCAGTCCATTAGTTGTTTATTTGGCCCCTCTTTGGACGGTTTCATGGTCGCAGATGCAGTCAGGTTCTTATTCCCCTGATGGTGTACTGCAGCCCAGAACATTGACtctgtttttgtcaaatgtactcttgagttttgtgttttactgaaataatatttatttttcgtGTCACTTACAGCCTTGCTTTTTAAAGAGATAATAAATTCAAAAGAAATTGCTCATGTTTTCTATGATTCTGCTCTTTAGGGACGAGAGCACCTGTGTTGAGGGTATGGCTGAGATCTTTGACATGCTGCTGGCCACCACGTCCCGTTTCCGCCTGCTCAAACTCAAACCTGAGGAGTTTGTCTGCCTCAAAGCTATCGTCTTACTCAACTCTGGTGAGGcaacatgtgtgagtgtgtgtcttaactttgtctgctgtgtttacagttttAGTCACcttcttttgaaatattttcacaatCTAATGCCTGGAAACACTAACAGTGAATAGCAGAGACACTTtcttaataaaaacataaactccctattttttttattattatcatgcaCAGTTCTGTTCCCACACACACCACTTTGTCACAGGTTTCCATCCCTGTTCCCCAGAGTAAATATTGAACAGTGCCAAACTACACCCACAGAGGTGTAGCTCTGAACACTACTCAGGCACATTAGGTGAACAGAGTGTTCTGGAAAAGCCTGTACCGTCAATATGCCTGATAACTGTTCCCATGACAACATGAGAAAGCACAGAGGGCTTTGTTTGTCTCGGAAATTGAGATATTCTATATGAGAAACTGCATAGACTGAAATACCAGTGAGATGACACTACTGGCACAGCTGCTGGAGCCGGATGAACTTTTGATTGCTGTGTGGGAAATACTGCAACCCCAATTAATGCTCCGCTCTTATATGCATGTCTGAATCAGATCTATTATCAAGTAGAGGATaaacattgttggtttttgttaGTTTGAATCTGACGTCAGTTGAGTGATGTTTATCATATCAGGCCATTCATTTAGCACATGAGCATCAACTTATGAAGTGTATTACTCCCTGCTTAAGTTTCCGTTAAAGAAACGAAAAAGTCCATTAGCTTGCAAATCCGCAGTaagctgatgtttttttctctgttaggTGCCTTCGCTTTCTGCACCAGCACAATGGAGCCTCTACACGACAGCACGGCAGTGCAGATTATGCTGGACACCATCACAGATGCTCTGGTACATTATATCAGCCAATCAGGATGCACTGTCCAGCAGCAGTCGAGACGGCAGGCCCAGCTGCTCCTCTTGCTCACTCACATCAGGCACATGAGGTGACATTAAATTAGAAAAGGTCTATTTTGGTTTTTGCCGTACAGTATTAGAAGTCTTTCATTTTAGACATGTTCCTCTTTATCATTTCACAGTTAAGTTTTAGGGTTATAAGagcttaaaatataaaagctTCAAAAGGGCTAGGGTTCCTTTTAGAGACATCATTGATTGTCTATTTTCAGGTAAGCTGATTTTAGCACATAACAGCtgccttttttaattttaaaagttatttatatTATGCAGAAAATATCACAGCATTAACTATAATAGAACCATTTATTCAGTGAAAAGGGTTAAACTGgtacttaaaggataggtttgaTTATCAACAATATTACATATaacatgaaaagaccaaaatcaacaatgacTTTATcaatagttttgtttgtgtggctGAAGACTGATTTAGCATATTCATCTGTGCCACAGACCTCAACTGTTATCTATTTAAAggacatcagtgagccacatcaCTGCACTGGGTGCCATGGTCCTCCATTACGATGAACAGCAGTACTGTGGTGTATTTTGAGTCAGTCCCACTTACATCCTGCATCCTGCTGCTGTGAATACTTACGAGAGAATCAAATGTGCATAAATCTACGTCTTAAAATAGTCCTCAACAAATACACagtttactcctgtttgagtaatgtttgctgaGGAACTACAGtacccagctgttttaggaaattatctgacctttttaaaaatgaatgtatatatttgatgcctgtttttaaagatgtacGTCTTCGGGGATGACTGGGGCTTAGGGCTGAGTGACATAGACAGGATAGAGAAGTCAGGAATAGATAGAAGAATAaagaagtgagaaaatattCAGAAAACCTTGTTGGTTTTGGAGCAactgaagaacaaaacaaattgtGTGTACAGTGTTGCTCAAGGTCTTCAGGGATGTAGAAAGCCATCTGAAACTTTGCTCATTTCTTGACTGATTCATAAACTAATtcctcatctctccctcctttaTGCTCCCTGCAGCAACAAAGGCATGGAGCACCTCTACAGCATAAAGTGCAAGAACACAGTGCCTCTGTACGACCTGCTGCTGGAGATGCTGGACGCTCACCGCCTCCACCGTCCAGTGCAACGATCTCAGTTCGGGTGTCAGGCTGACACcaccagcaacaacaacaacaacagcaacagcaacagcagcagcagcggcagctcCTCCTCAGCAGGCTCCAGTTCAGGAACCCAAGAGAGCCATGAGACCCCAAGCAGAGCCCCCCAGGGTCTAGGCGTCCTGCAGTACGGAGGGTCCCAGTCTGACTACACCCACATCCTATGAGACGGAGCACAAGCAACATCTGAAGGTCTTATACATGTCAGAAGTCATTTTTATGGATGATGTGTGTAGTTTAGAACAAGAGGGCTTTGGGAATGAAAGATAAACGTTGTATTTGAATTAATTTCATGAGATGATTATTTATAAATTAAGTGATTTTATAGTTGTGGCTGTTTAGGTAGAAAttattccagcagcagcagcagcagcagcagcagcagcagcagcagcagcagcaattaTTCACTTCAATCTGAGTTTAAATGCGGTTAATCTTCTACGCTGCCTTTCATATCTGTGATTTTTAGTCTCTAATAGCTTTACAGACCAGCTCATTATTTCCAAAGTTGCAGACATTAAGTCATATTGTGGCACTTTGTTAGCTACAGTAATTTGAAATGAGAAGCAgctaatttatcattttattcgCCTCAACCAAAGTGCACTTCCTCTTGGGTTTAAGGGGCTATTGGgcattattttcacttttacatttCAAGGATGATTGCACACTGAACTATGATGAAACTGGTTCAAATAAGTGTGTAATTTATATTGTGTTAAAATTGCTAggtgaaaacaaaatgtcaggtATCAGGTctaatgtgcacacacagtttcaaacaaaaaaaagtacataattATGAAAAGATGTGTCTGAGGATAAATCCACTGTGCTGTTGAATTTTAAATAGCTACAAATTACATGATCAAATCCTACAGCACTGATTACATAATGAAGGAAGTCAAGCAGTTGTTGGGTAACATCACCTTCTTCACAGCTTTTTGTGTTTAGGTTTGTTCTCTGTGCTTACTTGCACCAAAGTTTTTctgaatttgttttgtcttaaatatgtgtgcgcacgtgtgtgtgtgtgtgtgtgtgtgtgtgtgtgtgtgtgtgtgtgtgtttggaggtaagactgtgagagagagtgagagtgagattTGAGACTCCAATCTGACTTGATGCATAGATTTTTGTCTTGATGCAATTGttcaacatttaaaatacatgaaagctTCAACTGGTTAACTATTCATCCACTAATTCAGATGAGTTTGGCTGGATTTACACACCTGAAAAATCCCAAATATCATAATGTACATACACATGTAACTGTTTTCTTTTGGACAGATTGGACTGAATTGGATCAGATTTGAAAGAAGGACCCTTCTAGTCCTAGTTCTGAACATAACAGCTACTCTCTCaattgttttgtccataaaatagaaaaaaaatgcagcaaataGCAAAAAATGTTCATCAAAACTTACCAGAGCCCAAGATGTTGTCTTCAAGTCACTTTTTGTCTaaacagcccaaaacccaaatgtatttaaaaaactatcacatatgacaaagacaatcagcaaattctcacaactgagaagctgaattcagacatttttgcttgaaaaatagttgattattttctaaCTAACCAATTATTTCACCTCCATGAAGTACTCAAAACATGCGAACTGCTGAAAAAAACCTCTCTTTGGGGATATatgacatgttttatatttgcattcTTTAATTGAAAGgagggaaataaaaataaaaacatgatttttgaGTGATCCACATGCCTTAAGGTCTATATTGATACTTAAACCAAGGTCACGATCATTTAACCATGATGAGGACTCCTCTGCCCCTTAATAAAGCAAATACTTCATTGTTTTATGTCCTGCATTACCACTTAGAACAATGTGAAATATGtcaaataatatgaataaatttggCCATTACACTGTCCGTAACTGTAATTGTAAACACTTGAATCTGGTAATTCTAAGCAATTGAGAGGATGCTGCAGGGatataaaaatgctgaacaAAACATTGTGGTTAGAGTGAAGTCTGTA contains:
- the esr1 gene encoding estrogen receptor, yielding MCKRQSPAQSRQPCGPVLRPRISPAFTELDTLSPPRLSPPPRAPLSDMYPEENRGSGEVATVDFLEGTYDYATPTPTPTPLYSHSTTGYYSAPLDAHGQPSDGSLQSLGTGPTSPLVFVPSSPRLSPYMHPPSQHYLETTSTPIYRSSGPSSQQPVSREDQCSTSDESYAMGESGAVAGGFEMAKETRFCAVCSDYASGYHYGVWSCEGCKAFFKRSIQGHNDYMCPATNQCTIDRNRRKSCQACRLRKCYEVGMMKGGVRKDRGRVLRRDKRWTGTRDKSTKELEQRTVPPQDGRKRSSSSNSAGGGKSSVAGMPPDQVLLVLQGAEPPILCARQKMSRPYTEVTMMAMLTSMADKELVHMIAWAKKLPGFVQLSLHDQVQLLESAWLEVLMIGLMWRSIHCPGKLIFAQDLILDRDESTCVEGMAEIFDMLLATTSRFRLLKLKPEEFVCLKAIVLLNSGAFAFCTSTMEPLHDSTAVQIMLDTITDALVHYISQSGCTVQQQSRRQAQLLLLLTHIRHMSNKGMEHLYSIKCKNTVPLYDLLLEMLDAHRLHRPVQRSQFGCQADTTSNNNNNSNSNSSSSGSSSSAGSSSGTQESHETPSRAPQGLGVLQYGGSQSDYTHIL